The region ctatattgccatgtgctagtccttgtaattcatctactcataaTGTCGgtacttcttgtgatgaattgctttccttgccttgttgttctaacgatgaagcttatacttcctctagtacttgtgttgagactaaccatataGAGGAAATTAAAGAGCTCAAGACCCAAGTCACTTCTTGCGCCTTGTATTGCTAAGCAAGGAACATGGACCCGACCCTCTCCCATAAAAGTTGCATTCAGTCCTCACCTCGTCAATAAGAAAGGGACTCAATCAGGTGGGAGTGGAGGACGCATTGTGATGCCGACATCTCGCCAATCAGGCAAGCTCTATTATAATACGGTTGAACCCAAGAAAAGAGAGGCGAACCTCTGAATGGGTCAGTATAATGCACCCCCTCCACCAACCGTAGTGTATAATGTCAAGGGTCCTAATTACATCCAATACTCCCGCCACCTACTACAAAGAGAATCATCTAGGATAATTATCACCAGCTATCAATTTTTTACAAATCGGTCTTTGAAGAAGATAAACACACAAGGTTCATATAGCAACTCAGTTCATAAATGCCCCCTACGTATGTAAAGAAATATaacagtgtttagatcactaatacTATTTTGATTTTTGCAGGGAAATCCAGTTGACAGCTTTCTGTTTGCTTAGCAAATCAATTAAAAACCGGAAGTcactcctgatcttatataactaacaAAAAGAtaaaagagagatagagaaagaaGCGAGATTAGTAACACTAACCTGGAAAAAGATGGAAGCTAGGAAACAATATTCTTTTGTTTGTTGCAGGGAACCCCATTTGACAGTTTTCTGTTTGGTTAGCAAATCAATTAAAAACCGGGAGTCACTCCTGATCTTGTATAACCAAAAAAAGataagagagagatagagaaagaaGCGAGATAATTAGTAACACTAACCTGGGAAAAGATGGAAGCTAGGAGACGATCGATGGTGTTGTTCCTCTTCGCCGATTTGGATCCCATCCAGCAGTGCCGACAGGCGGCCGGCCAAGTAAATAGTATAGGTCTCGTTTGATTGCacgagaaataaataaataaataaataatattggTAAACACATAACGTTAGATGACAACCAAATAACGTTAGATGGCTCCAATCAAGGAACATACAAAATTGGCTGTGTTGGAGGACCCCATGTGATTGTCGGCATATCTCTAGCCAATAAGGCCATCAGTAATCGAATATACAGTCATACTTCATAGCAGCCAAAGAAGAAAGACAAGTCTCTCAATCAGCCGTTGGCGTCTATCTCTTGTGTATAATTTCTGCAGTAGGTGGCGTCTATCTCATGTGTATGCTCCGTCAACTGTAATAGCGCGTAAAAACATCATATACTCTCGTACTGTAGAAAAGATCATATAATTAATGATTAAAGACTGCTAATCATTATATTACGTCCGGACTATAGCCGTTACAGCCCGCTGCAAGGTTCTGTGGAGGATTTgatgtaggagaagggggaagaagATGAACAGTAGAGCAAGGAGGAGCGTAACAGAAAAAAGGATTTTTTTTTTGGAGAAGTAGAGAAGGGATAGGGTTCACTCGATTACAATGCCGTGCCAGCAccgcttagagcaactctagcagaccccgcaaaaattCGACCAGCAAAACGCGTTTGCGGTTTCACGAAGATCGCGTTTGCGGGTCGAAAACATGCACGGCCGATCAGATACCATATCTAAacctgcataatttgaaaaaacacTTTCGCGGAAGAAATTGCATAAACATAGTTCATCACATCACATACTACAAAGTTCATACATACTACATGATCAACAAATTAAGCATGTGTATGCTCCGTATGCCAACTGAAATAGCGCGTCAAAGGGTCCTAATTTTTCCCTCTTATACCAATACTCTCGTACTGTAGAAAAGATACTATAATTAATGACTAAAGACTGCTAATAATTATATGACGTCCTTCTACTCGGCTATAGCTATTACAGTCTATTACAAGGTTCTGTGGAGGATTTGAGATAGGAGAAGGCGGATTTGGGGGAAGAAGATGAACAGTAGAGCGAGGAGGAGGGGAACAAAGAAGGGGTAGGTTCACCAGATTACAATGCCGTGCCGGCACCACTCAGTCTCTCAGCCTCAGTGCCCTCTCACAGCTCGAATGCAGATTTTGTGAGCTTATGCACCCGGGCCTCACTATCCTAACCCTCCAATGTTGCTTTGAGATCTGTGCTACACAACTACCTTATTACAtggaattttctcttttttgttcctctcatataaaacatgtcttgaacttcaaactttgcagtacAACATAACTTTGTAACTAGAATGTGAgataaaactttcagatttttttgtccGACATAAATATGAAAAATAAGATTTTTTAATCAAATAAATCTCATTTTATATATTTATGTTGGACCAAAAAATCTGTAAGTTTTATCCCACATTCTACATAGAAAGCTTTGTTGTGCTGCAAAGTCGAAGTACAAAATACATGTTCtatatgagagaaacaaaaaagagaaaattattTGCACGAATCGTGATGCAGGAATGAATGGTTGGATAAGGAGTACCCGGGTGCATAGGCTCTAAAACATGTTTTTGCTCACAGCTCCCATGTCGCTGCACCGAAATCTTTTCTTTTCAACTTGGGCCTGGAGCCCTGGACGGGCCGGTTTGAGCTCCAACTGCTGCAAGTTCAAGATGCAAGTGTCCCATGTTCTTCAGTTGTGTCTTGTGTGTGGTGAAAGACTGAAAGTGGAGCCTGAGATCTCGGATATGCCGCCACCACCGCATGCCGGGCTTCGCCGGGCAGCGCCTTCTGACGGCAataagagagagggggagagacggGACCGCAGGAGGAAGGGTCGGGGAATGCGGGAGGGTGTTGAATCGGGCGAGCCGCCCGACCAAGATATTTTTTCCCTGTTGGAATATTTGCCCATACGCCTAAACGgcaaagaaatagaaaaagaagtTCTACCTCTCTTTTCTTCATATAAGATTCCCACTTGTGGGGCATCTGTTTAAGATAGTGCAGCATCCGAAAAATAGACAAACGGACAGGAAAAGACATCGGCATGGGGCACCCGAACAATGCTAAAGGCGGCCGCCATGAAAATACCCAAGCACGAGCGTGCAAAAGACCAAACAGTAGAGAGCAAAGAGCAGACGAGCCAAGCCACACCAACCCGATGCCACTGCCATCGCCACCGTTTAGCTAAGCTAAGCTAACCTCATGGCTTCGCAGGAGCTGCAAGCTGTTGCCGCCGTCATGGCCGACGACGGTGCCGCGCACGGCTTCGAGTTCCACGAGGCCACCGTGGACGCCATCCAGCTCGGCTTCAGCAACGGGACTCTGACCTCGACGGCGCTCGTCCAGTTCTACCTGGACCAGATCGACCGCCTCAACCCGCTGCTGCATGCCGTCATCGAGGTCAATCCGGACGCGCTCCCGCAGGCCAAGCATGCCGACGCCGAGCGCCACGGCGGCATGGCCACAGGCGCGCTGCACGGGGTCCCTATCCTGCTCAAGGACAACATCGCCACCCGCGACGCGCTCAGCACCACGGCGGGGTCGCTGGCTCTCCTCGGCTCCATGGTGAAGCGTGACGCCGGTGTGGTGGCTCGGCTCCGGCGCGCAGGCGCCGTGGTGCTCGGCAAGGCCAGCCTGTCCGAGTGGGCTAATTTCCGCCCAGTCGACAACGGGTGGAGCGCCCGGGGCGGTCAGGCGCGGAACCCGTacgtcctgtcgtccaccccgtgcGGGTCGAGCGCCGGCTCGGGCGTGGCCGCGGCGGCGAACATGGCGGCCGTGACGCTGGGCACCGAGACCGACGGCTCCATACTCTGCCCGTCGTCATTCAACTCTGTGGTCGGCATCAAGCCCACCCTCGGTCTCACCAGCCGCGCCGGCGTCGTCCCCATCACCCCGTTGCAGGACACCGTTGGGTGGGTAGTTCTTCCCCCCTGATTATTTTTCTTGGTGTTGTCTCATTCAATCTGGAAATTTTGGTGCCGCTCCATGGAAATGGAATGCAGACCGATGTGCCGGACAGTGTCGGACGCGGTGCACGTGCTGGACACCATCGTCGGCTACGACGAGCACGACGCCGCGGCCACCGGAGCCGCATCAAAGTACATCCCCCATGGCGGGTACGCGCAGTTCCTGAAGAAAGATGGGCTGAGGGGCAAGAGGATCGGCGTCCCCAATGGCTTCTTCCAGAGATATGGGCAGAAGCAGCTGAATGTGTACAAGCAGCACCTCGCCACAATGAGGTTCGTTTTGAGTAGTTACATTTCACTGTCGATCGATGAATATGACAGGCAGCTGACAATTTGAATATAAGTaagttttgtcctagtttttttgttgcTGATGTATTATATATTTGTGGAcatttagatgtgacatccttaaaaaacacCTAGATGTGAATTAGGCAAACTGTATAAATATATGAATTGGTTCTTGATTTTTCCAAAGGGAACTCGGAGCAGTGGTGGTGGAGAAGCTGGACGTGGCTGCCAATTTGACCGCTCTATTGGATGAGATTGGGTCCAAAGAGGGGATGGTGATGCAGGCAGAATTCAAGCTCAGCATAAACGCGTACTTGGCAGACTTGGTCCACTCCCCGGTCCATTCGCTTGCAGACATCATAGCATTCAACAAGGCGCATCCTGTGGAGGTTAGTGGTATAGGTTCAAACAATATAAGAACTAGACCAGTCAAGAATTTCTCAACATTTATATAGATTCCCGTTGCAGTGATCATGAAACAATaaaactagaaaaaaataaggtAGAAACACACGGCAGATAATGAAACTTACTCTTCATGTATGCTGTTAGAAAACTTATGTAGATGTTGGTGCAGGAGAGGCTGAAAGATTTCGGGCAGCCCGACCTAATCGCTGCTGAAAGCACAAATGGCATTGGCCCCGTGGAGAGAGCCGCGATCCGGCGTCTGAAGGAGCTGAACGCGAATGGGCTGGAGAAGATGATGCAGGAGCACCAGCTAGACGGGATCGTGGCGCCTAACAACGCTATATCTAGCCTTCTTGCCATCGGTGGCCACCCTGGCATCGTTGTGCCGGCTGGTTACGACGAGAAGGGGGTCCCCTTCGGGATATGTTTCGGTGGGCTCCAGGGGTACGAGCCGAGGCTGATCGAGATAGCCTATGCTTTCGAGCAGGCTACCAAAGTTAGGAGGCAACCCATGTTCAAGACCTAGCTAAATATAACTTCTTGAGTAGTGGC is a window of Triticum dicoccoides isolate Atlit2015 ecotype Zavitan chromosome 2B, WEW_v2.0, whole genome shotgun sequence DNA encoding:
- the LOC119361780 gene encoding probable amidase At4g34880, with protein sequence MASQELQAVAAVMADDGAAHGFEFHEATVDAIQLGFSNGTLTSTALVQFYLDQIDRLNPLLHAVIEVNPDALPQAKHADAERHGGMATGALHGVPILLKDNIATRDALSTTAGSLALLGSMVKRDAGVVARLRRAGAVVLGKASLSEWANFRPVDNGWSARGGQARNPYVLSSTPCGSSAGSGVAAAANMAAVTLGTETDGSILCPSSFNSVVGIKPTLGLTSRAGVVPITPLQDTVGPMCRTVSDAVHVLDTIVGYDEHDAAATGAASKYIPHGGYAQFLKKDGLRGKRIGVPNGFFQRYGQKQLNVYKQHLATMRELGAVVVEKLDVAANLTALLDEIGSKEGMVMQAEFKLSINAYLADLVHSPVHSLADIIAFNKAHPVEERLKDFGQPDLIAAESTNGIGPVERAAIRRLKELNANGLEKMMQEHQLDGIVAPNNAISSLLAIGGHPGIVVPAGYDEKGVPFGICFGGLQGYEPRLIEIAYAFEQATKVRRQPMFKT